In one window of Burkholderiales bacterium DNA:
- a CDS encoding TerC family protein, with the protein MEFGSPEFWVAVLQIIAIDIVLSGDNAVVIALACRSLPPQQRRKGIFWGVTGAISLRVILTFFAVTLLDLPYLKAIGAALLLWIGVKLMLPDKPTSHDIPSSESLIAAIKTIIIADFVMSLDNVVAVAAAADGSILLLIFGLIVSIPLIVWGSQLILRFMDRYPIIITLGAGLLGWVAGDMAVSDPVIQPWAEQAIPFPEWTAALAGALFVAVVGTWLKTRTKLVE; encoded by the coding sequence ATGGAATTCGGTAGCCCGGAATTCTGGGTTGCGGTGCTGCAAATCATCGCGATCGACATCGTTCTGAGCGGCGACAACGCCGTCGTCATCGCATTGGCGTGCCGTTCACTGCCGCCGCAACAACGCCGCAAAGGGATTTTCTGGGGTGTCACCGGCGCGATCTCGCTGCGCGTCATCCTGACATTTTTCGCCGTAACGCTGCTCGATCTGCCTTACCTGAAAGCGATCGGCGCCGCGCTGCTGTTATGGATCGGCGTCAAGCTGATGCTGCCGGACAAGCCGACCTCGCACGATATCCCCAGCAGCGAAAGCCTGATCGCCGCGATCAAAACCATCATCATCGCGGATTTCGTAATGAGCCTCGACAACGTCGTTGCGGTGGCCGCGGCGGCGGACGGCAGCATCCTGCTGCTGATTTTCGGCCTTATCGTGAGTATCCCGCTGATCGTGTGGGGAAGCCAACTGATCCTGCGCTTTATGGATCGCTATCCGATCATCATCACGCTGGGCGCCGGGCTGCTGGGCTGGGTCGCAGGAGATATGGCTGTTAGCGATCCGGTGATTCAACCGTGGGCGGAGCAGGCGATCCCGTTCCCGGAATGGACGGCCGCACTGGCCGGCGCGCTGTTCGTCGCCGTGGTCGGAACCTGGCTAAAAACGAGAACGAAGTTAGTCGAATAG
- the ilvC gene encoding ketol-acid reductoisomerase, with protein sequence MKVYYDKDADLSLIKGKKVVIVGYGSQGHAHANNLKESGVKVSVGLRKGGASWKKAEAAGLPVATVGEAVKDADVVMILLPDENHADVYRDEIEPNIKQGAALAFAHGFNIHFGQIEPRVDLDVIMIAPKGPGHLVRSTYTQGGGVPALIAVSRNASGNARDVALSYASAIGAARAGVIETTFREETETDLFGEQAVLCGGLTALAQAGFDTLVEAGYAPEMAYFECLHELKLIVDLMYEGGIANMRYSISNTAEYGDFTRGPRIITERTRQEMRKILHEIQSGQFAKEFILENRAGAASLKAMRRVGKEHQIEQVGAKLRDMMPWIKKNKLVDQSRN encoded by the coding sequence ATGAAGGTTTATTACGACAAAGACGCCGACTTATCATTGATTAAAGGGAAAAAAGTCGTCATCGTCGGCTACGGCTCGCAAGGCCATGCGCACGCCAATAATCTGAAGGAATCGGGCGTCAAGGTTTCGGTCGGGTTGCGCAAGGGCGGCGCATCGTGGAAAAAAGCCGAGGCTGCCGGGCTGCCAGTCGCAACGGTCGGTGAAGCGGTTAAAGACGCGGATGTCGTCATGATCCTGCTCCCGGACGAAAACCACGCCGATGTCTACCGCGATGAGATCGAACCGAATATCAAACAGGGCGCGGCACTCGCGTTTGCGCATGGCTTCAACATTCATTTTGGCCAGATCGAACCGCGAGTCGATCTCGATGTAATCATGATTGCGCCGAAGGGGCCGGGGCATCTGGTGCGCTCGACTTACACGCAAGGCGGCGGTGTGCCGGCGCTCATCGCCGTATCCCGGAACGCCAGCGGCAATGCGCGCGACGTCGCTCTGTCCTATGCATCAGCGATCGGCGCGGCGCGCGCCGGTGTGATCGAAACCACGTTTCGTGAAGAAACCGAGACCGATCTGTTCGGTGAACAGGCGGTACTGTGCGGCGGCCTGACCGCCCTCGCCCAGGCCGGATTCGATACGCTGGTCGAAGCCGGTTATGCGCCGGAGATGGCGTATTTCGAATGCCTGCACGAGCTGAAGCTGATCGTCGATCTGATGTACGAAGGCGGCATTGCCAACATGCGCTATTCGATCTCGAATACCGCCGAGTACGGCGATTTCACGCGCGGCCCCCGCATCATTACCGAACGCACGCGCCAGGAAATGCGCAAAATTCTGCATGAAATCCAGAGCGGCCAGTTCGCGAAGGAATTCATCCTCGAAAATCGCGCAGGCGCGGCTTCGTTGAAAGCGATGCGCCGCGTCGGCAAAGAGCATCAGATCGAGCAGGTCGGCGCCAAGCTTCGCGACATGATGCCGTGGATCAAGAAGAATAAGCTTGTCGACCAATCCCGAAACTAG
- a CDS encoding 2-isopropylmalate synthase, which translates to MQDHLIIFDTTLRDGEQSPGASMTREEKVRIARQLERMRVDVIEAGFPAASNGDFEAVKAVAAAVKDSTVCGLARATEADIARAGEAIKGANSARIHTFIATSPIHMQKKLRMQPDQVLDQAIKAVKWARQYTDNVEFSPEDAGRSEIDFLCRVLEAAIAAGATTLNIPDTVGYNVPEQFGNLIRTLRERIPNSGKAIFSTHCHNDLGLAVANSLAGVAAGARQVECTINGLGERAGNAALEEIVMTVRTRQDIFQCDTRIDTTQIVPASRLVAGITGFAVQPNKAVVGANAFAHEAGIHQDGVLKNRETYEIMRAEDVGWNANKLVLGKHSGRNAFRARLNELGIELASEEAVNSAFARFKELADKKHDIFDEDLQALASDEAVNQVQEHFKLVSLKAQLETGELPYASIVLSEGGCEKQAESRGSGPVDASFKAIESIVASGAELQLFSVNNITSGTDSQGEVTVRLQKSGRIVNGQGADTDIVVASAKAYISALNKLHSKLERLNPQM; encoded by the coding sequence ATGCAAGACCATTTGATTATTTTCGATACCACTTTGCGCGACGGCGAGCAAAGTCCGGGCGCGTCGATGACGCGGGAAGAAAAAGTACGAATCGCGCGCCAGCTCGAACGGATGCGTGTCGATGTCATCGAAGCGGGGTTTCCGGCGGCGTCCAACGGCGATTTCGAAGCGGTAAAAGCGGTTGCCGCCGCGGTAAAAGACAGTACGGTCTGCGGGCTCGCGCGCGCGACCGAAGCCGATATCGCGCGTGCCGGCGAAGCCATCAAGGGCGCGAATTCAGCGCGCATCCATACCTTCATCGCGACCTCGCCGATTCACATGCAGAAAAAACTGCGCATGCAGCCGGACCAGGTTTTGGATCAGGCAATCAAAGCCGTCAAATGGGCGCGTCAATACACCGACAATGTCGAATTTTCTCCGGAAGATGCCGGGCGCTCCGAAATAGATTTTCTCTGCCGCGTGCTGGAAGCGGCAATCGCCGCGGGTGCGACGACGTTGAACATCCCGGATACGGTGGGCTACAACGTTCCCGAGCAATTCGGCAACTTGATACGCACGCTGCGCGAGCGCATCCCCAATTCCGGCAAGGCGATTTTTTCGACGCATTGTCATAACGACCTCGGGCTCGCGGTTGCCAATTCGCTGGCCGGCGTGGCGGCGGGCGCGCGTCAGGTCGAATGTACGATCAACGGATTGGGCGAGCGCGCCGGGAATGCGGCGCTGGAAGAAATCGTGATGACGGTGCGCACGCGCCAGGACATTTTCCAATGCGACACACGCATCGACACGACGCAAATCGTGCCGGCCAGCCGGCTGGTCGCCGGCATCACCGGCTTCGCCGTGCAACCGAACAAAGCCGTGGTCGGCGCCAATGCGTTTGCGCACGAAGCCGGCATCCATCAGGATGGCGTCCTGAAAAACCGCGAGACTTACGAAATCATGCGCGCCGAGGATGTTGGCTGGAATGCGAACAAACTCGTGCTCGGCAAGCACTCCGGCCGCAACGCATTTCGCGCGCGCCTGAACGAGCTTGGCATCGAACTGGCTTCGGAAGAAGCCGTGAACTCCGCGTTCGCGCGCTTCAAGGAACTGGCCGACAAGAAGCACGATATCTTCGATGAAGACTTGCAGGCGCTGGCTTCCGATGAGGCGGTAAACCAGGTGCAGGAACATTTCAAACTCGTATCGCTGAAAGCGCAACTCGAAACCGGTGAATTGCCTTACGCTTCCATCGTGTTGTCCGAAGGCGGCTGCGAAAAACAAGCCGAATCGCGCGGCAGCGGTCCGGTCGATGCGTCGTTCAAGGCGATCGAAAGCATAGTCGCAAGCGGCGCCGAGTTGCAGTTGTTTTCGGTGAACAACATCACCAGCGGCACCGATTCGCAAGGGGAAGTCACGGTGCGCTTGCAGAAGTCCGGGCGCATCGTGAACGGCCAGGGCGCCGATACCGACATTGTCGTCGCCTCGGCAAAAGCTTACATCAGCGCCCTGAACAAGCTGCACTCCAAGCTCGAGCGTTTGAATCCGCAGATGTAA
- the pssA gene encoding CDP-diacylglycerol--serine O-phosphatidyltransferase, whose protein sequence is MRRAAYLPNCLSRLSKTMDSEYRQAESDSTKAQMRRRGIYLLPNLFTTAGLFAGFYAIVQAMNGRFEYAAIAIFVAMVTDSLDGRVARLTRTQSAFGVEYDSLSDMVAFGVAPALVVYVWALQGLGKLGWLAAFIHCAGAALRLARFNTQVEVADKRYFQGLPSPAAAALVAGLVWTMNDFQIAGRDVAWLAWFVTLFTGITMVSAVRFYSFKDVNFRRSVPFVFMLLLVLSFMLISYDPPTVLFGLFVAYGLSGYVQWIWQWYKKRDAIEPPIERERD, encoded by the coding sequence ATGCGACGTGCAGCATACTTGCCGAACTGCCTTAGCAGACTATCGAAAACCATGGACTCCGAGTATCGCCAAGCCGAATCCGACAGCACCAAAGCGCAAATGAGGCGGCGCGGCATATACCTGCTGCCGAATCTGTTTACGACGGCCGGCTTATTCGCCGGTTTTTATGCGATCGTTCAGGCGATGAACGGCCGTTTCGAATACGCTGCCATCGCGATTTTCGTGGCGATGGTAACCGACAGCCTGGACGGCCGCGTCGCCCGCCTGACGCGCACGCAAAGCGCGTTCGGCGTCGAGTACGACAGTCTGTCGGATATGGTCGCGTTCGGCGTCGCGCCCGCGCTGGTCGTCTATGTGTGGGCATTGCAGGGATTGGGCAAGCTCGGCTGGCTGGCCGCTTTCATTCATTGTGCAGGCGCCGCTTTGCGCCTTGCGCGCTTCAACACCCAGGTTGAAGTCGCCGACAAGCGCTATTTTCAGGGATTGCCCAGCCCGGCTGCCGCGGCATTGGTCGCAGGCCTGGTATGGACCATGAACGATTTCCAGATTGCCGGTCGCGATGTCGCCTGGCTCGCCTGGTTCGTCACGCTGTTTACCGGCATAACCATGGTCAGCGCCGTGCGCTTCTACAGTTTCAAGGATGTCAATTTCCGGCGCAGCGTGCCGTTCGTGTTCATGCTGCTGCTGGTGCTGTCGTTCATGCTGATTTCGTACGATCCGCCGACGGTGCTGTTCGGCCTGTTCGTCGCATACGGTTTGTCTGGCTACGTGCAGTGGATATGGCAATGGTATAAAAAACGCGACGCTATCGAGCCGCCGATCGAACGCGAACGCGATTGA
- a CDS encoding phosphatidylserine decarboxylase → MADYPHPIIAREGWPFLAGCILASLIASYFFGWWSLPMWLISLFVLQFFRDPPREIPRLENAVLAPADGRIVSVERAHDPYLNREALRFSVFMNVFNAHSNRSPVDGVVRETWYHPGSFVNAALAKASLDNERSAMWLKTKNGSDVTCVQVAGLIARRILTYAKAGDQLSRGQRFGFIRFGSRVDVYLPIASKPKASVGDKVYATCSILAELP, encoded by the coding sequence ATGGCTGATTATCCTCACCCCATCATCGCTCGCGAGGGTTGGCCTTTTCTTGCCGGCTGCATCCTTGCTTCCCTGATCGCGAGTTATTTTTTCGGCTGGTGGTCGTTGCCGATGTGGCTGATCAGCCTTTTTGTGCTGCAATTTTTTCGCGATCCGCCACGGGAAATTCCGCGCCTGGAGAACGCTGTTCTCGCCCCGGCCGACGGGCGTATCGTTTCTGTCGAGCGCGCGCACGACCCTTATCTGAATCGGGAAGCGCTGCGGTTCAGCGTTTTCATGAACGTATTCAATGCGCATTCGAACCGCAGCCCGGTCGATGGCGTCGTCCGCGAAACCTGGTATCACCCGGGAAGTTTCGTCAACGCGGCGCTGGCCAAGGCTTCACTCGATAACGAACGCAGCGCGATGTGGCTGAAAACGAAAAATGGCAGCGACGTAACCTGCGTTCAGGTTGCCGGGCTGATCGCGCGCCGCATTCTGACCTACGCAAAGGCCGGCGATCAGCTGAGTCGCGGGCAACGCTTTGGCTTCATTCGGTTCGGGTCGCGCGTCGATGTCTACCTGCCGATCGCTTCCAAACCGAAAGCCAGCGTCGGCGACAAAGTTTATGCGACGTGCAGCATACTTGCCGAACTGCCTTAG